One Spinacia oleracea cultivar Varoflay chromosome 4, BTI_SOV_V1, whole genome shotgun sequence DNA segment encodes these proteins:
- the LOC130459307 gene encoding SH3 domain-containing protein 2-like, giving the protein MTPRTHRAVLKQFGGGYNSDNLITDEGELNQNQKLEKLYISTRAAKNFRDIVRGVEGYIFTGSKQVEIGTKLSEDSRKYGGENTCTSGSTLSKATASFSRARAHMEKERGNLLKALGTQVAEPLRAMVMGAPLEDARHLAQRYDRMRQETEAQVLQTITLLS; this is encoded by the exons atgacccctagGACCCATAGG GCTGTTTTAAAGCAATTTGGTGGAGGATATAACTCAGATAATTTAATTACAGATGAAGGGGAGCTTAATCAAAATCAGAAGCTTGAGAAGCTTTACATATCAACACGGGCCGCTAAG AATTTTCGAGATATTGTGCGTGGAGTTGAAGGTTATATTTTTACCGGGTCAAAGCAAGTTGAAATCG GAACAAAGTTGTCTGAAGATAGCAGGAAGTATGGTGGAGAAAATACATGCACTAGTGGTAGCACATTGTCCAAAGCAACTGCCAGTTTTTCCCGAGCTCGTGCACACATGGAGAAGGAGCGTGGAAATTTACTGAAAGCTCTGGGTACACAG GTAGCAGAGCCCTTAAGAGCAATGGTTATGGGAGCTCCCTTGGAGGATGCTCGACATCTTGCTCAACGCTATGACAGAATGCGACAAGAAACTGAAGCTCAGGTATTACAAACAATTACACTATTATCTTAG